GACGCAGCGGACGCGCCGCGCCTCCGCGGGGACTGAGGCTCCGGCCCGGCGCCCGCGCCGCCGGCGGGCGCCCTCAGGCGCGCAGGATCTTCTCCAGCGGCCGGCCCTTGGCCAACTCGTCCACCAGCTTGTCCAGGCGACGGATGCTGCGCATCAGCGGGTCTTCGATCGCTTCGACGCGCACCCCGCAGACGACACCGGTGACCTTGTCCGCGTTGGGGTGCGGCGCGGGCGCCTCGCGGAAGAAGGCCTCGAAGTCCTTCTGTCGCCGGACCTGCTCGGCCAGCTT
This is a stretch of genomic DNA from Candidatus Tanganyikabacteria bacterium. It encodes these proteins:
- a CDS encoding DUF2200 domain-containing protein, with product MTAHRIFSMPFSNVYPLYVQKAEKKGRTRAEVDEVICWLTGYTPRKLAEQVRRQKDFEAFFREAPAPHPNADKVTGVVCGVRVEAIEDPLMRSIRRLDKLVDELAKGRPLEKILRA